From Nicotiana tabacum cultivar K326 chromosome 15, ASM71507v2, whole genome shotgun sequence, the proteins below share one genomic window:
- the LOC107797617 gene encoding uncharacterized protein LOC107797617: MGDYHFVYKDVEGASTQWDDIQRKLGNLPPKPPAFKPAPFTPSEDQNSNSKSKDKDWIDDKTQDELDDLEDDPDLNDDRFLQEYRMKRLAEMKEVAKVVRFGSVIPISGSDFVREVSQAPEDIWVVVLLYKDGYSGCQILLQCLEELATKYPATKFVKIISTDCIPNYPDCNLPTVLVYNNSALKSNYVGLHSFGRRCTPEGVALTLCQSDPVLNDGCSRQEQSREAVLDGVRKRFLEKVVAAHEDDDGSSSD, encoded by the exons ATGGGGGATTACCATTTCGTGTACAAGGATGTGGAAGGAGCATCAACACAGTGGGATGATATTCAGAGGAAGCTCGGAAATCTCCCTCCAAAACCCCCCGCTTTCAAGCCCGCCCCTTTTACTCCTTCTGAGGATCAAAATTCCAATTCCAAATCCAAAGACAAAGATTGGATCGATGATAAAACCCAAGATGAGCTTGACGATCTCGAAGATGACCCCGATCTCAATGACGATCGCTTCCTCCAGGAATACAG GATGAAGAGGTTGGCCGAGATGAAAGAAGTTGCTAAGGTTGTGAGATTTGGATCAGTGATACCAATTTCTGGATCGGATTTTGTGCGTGAGGTTTCCCAAGCTCCAGAAGATATCTGGGTGGTTGTTCTTCTGTATAAGGATGG ATACTCAGGCTGCCAGATACTTTTGCAGTGCTTAGAAGAATTGGCAACAAAATACCCTGCAACCAAATTTGTCAAAATTATCTCTACAGATTGCATTCCGAACTATCCAGATTGTAATCTTCCAACTGTTTTGGTGTACAACAACAGTGCGTTGAAGTCAAATTATGTTGGGCTTCATAGTTTTGGTCGGAGATGCACACCCGAAG GTGTTGCATTGACACTCTGCCAGTCAGATCCTGTTCTAAATGATGGGTGTAGCAGGCAGGAACAGTCCAGAGAAGCTGTGCTGGATGGAGTAAGGAAGAGGTTTCTCGAGAAGGTTGTGGCAGCGCATGAAGACGATGATGGATCTTCTAGTGATTAG